The DNA sequence TCCTTCACCGATTGATCAGACTCATTCACTTATTCAAGTTGATCTTACACCTTCTCCTTCACCTATTAATGTTGATCCTACTCCTTCACCTCATGAAGATGAAGTTAATAATGTGGAggcgcaaggaggaatatgtaGGCTGAAAAGTAAGATTTGgtagcattaaaaaaaattaaagtcaatgGTTTAGACAAGGCTAAATGCAAGTATTGTAAGAAACTTCTTGGTGGAAAATCAAAAAATGGAACCAAACATTTGTGGTAGGATAATGAGATTTGTGTTCAGTACAAGATTTTTATGATAGGGATGAAGGGCCAAACATTTCTTACACCTAAGGTCGTGCAAGGAAAGCAAGAGTTGGGTGCGAGAACTTATGATGCGGAATGTGCAAGGGGAAAGCTAGCAAAAGCAATTATTATGCATGGGTATCCACTATCAATTGCGGATCACCTTGGCTTTAGGAGATACTTTACTGTCCTCCAACTTGTGTTTCAGGTTCCTACTAGAAATACAATTAAGAAGGagataatgaaaatatatgaGAATGAACGAGCAACAAATTTGAAGTTGTTGAATAGTCTTGATGGAAGAGTGGTCATTACATCAGACATGTGGACTTCAACAAATCAGAAGAGGGGGTATATGGCTATTATGGCTCATTACATTGATGGTTGTTGGAACTTGCAAAGTCAGATTTTGAGgtaataaaatgatttgaactttttatattattaggccttttattttataaaatgattgaatttgattatattatatctctttttttggttgttttttatattatatctctatttttatattaggttcatttacgttcttgctTCTCATACAAGTGATAGACTTTGAAATGTATTGACTCACTGTTTGATGGATTGGAATATTGACACAAAACTATCCATTATCACCCTAGATAATTTTACCACAAATGATATtatgattgataaaattaaggataaattgcACTTAGGTAGTTTGCTTAGGGATGTGTCTTTACTTCACATGCGTTGTTGTGCACACATCCTTAATTCGATAGTAAAAGATGGGTTGGAAGTGGTGAAAGAAGGTGTAGAAAAGATTCGGAATAGTGTGACATATTGGACAACAACAcccaagaggaagaaaaaatttGAGGAAACGGCTAAATAGTTGAGAATCCCTTACACTAAAAATTTGCCTTAGATTGTTCAACTAGGTGGAACTCAACTTACAAAATGCTTGAAATTACCATAGGATATGAGGATTTATTTTGTCTATTAAAGCAACGAGAGTCTCAATATACTTGTTTGCTAAGTACTTTACAGTGACAATTTGCAAAGGATGTTTATGGGAGATTGAAGTTGTTCAATATTATCACTGAATTGTTTTCTTCTACTAAACATCCAACTGCTAAATTGTATTTTCCAAATATATGTGAGATTAAGTTGGCAATCAAACAATGTATTACCTCTCCTAACCCAATGGTTCAACAAATGGCAAAAAAtatgatgatcaaatttgataaatattgggATGTGATTCATAATGTAATGGGAGTTGCCACTGTTTTAGATCCTAGGTACAAGATGGAGTTGCTTgagtattattataaaaaattgtatgaacATAACTCTTTTACTCAAGTGAGGTGCATTCAACAATTGTATTATGACTTAGTTTTTGATTACCAAATGAAAATGAACAAAGACTCTTTTGGTAGTAATGTTGGTGATGTTACTAGTAGTGAAGTTGTTGGTGATGCATTATCTGAACATGATAGATTTATTATAAGGAAAAAAGGGCTAGAAGTTCTTATGTTAAATCAGAGTTGGACCACTATTTAGAAGAAGAGTTTTTATCAAGAGCTATTGACTTTGATATTTTGATGTGGTGGAAGTTTAATGGTGTCAAGTATCCAACACTTCAAGCAATTGCTAAGGATATATTAGTTATTCCGACATTTACTGTAGCTTCAGAATCCACATTTAGCATCGGTGGTCAAATATTAAGCCCACATCGTAGTCGACTTCAATGGACTACTTTAGAGGCTTTAATGTGTGCTAGAAGTTGGTTGTGAAGTGCTGAAAATACTAGTAAAGTTTTATTCATATATGTTGTTAAAttgatatttgtatttattcaaCAAACTAATACTTGTAATTGATTTTTATAGGTTCTATGAGCTATAAAGTTGTTGCTGAATGTGCTACTATAATGAATGAAATGATTTCAGATGATGAAGGTAAATAATAttctaaatttcattttttgttatcatataatataagtttttgttttgatttttttttcttttatgtaggTGAAATGATGGGTGCTGGTGTCACTAATTTGGAGGAATGATCAAGATTTATTTGTTGAacaatttaagttatttttttattatgtaatttgaaaatatgaaaCATGTTTAAGTTGCTGAATTAGAACTTAAAGGACAACCAACATAGTATAttagtatcttttttttttgctaaagaGAATCATAGGCTATTTATTGTTGAGACAACATATATTTAGATGGTATTGTATTTTAGGAGAAATTAAATATGCATGTCCTTTATTTTTCATGcaatacccaaattttattattttaattgaattgattgatttgttttagtaatttttttttattaaacacaTGTCCCATGTTTTGAAATtgactttgttgttgtttttttttttgctacgcAATTGTCTTTTGGccccattttttttcaataagttacaatattttttttctctttttttaaattttaatcaatactaGCGGGGGCAGGCGGGGTTGGGGATCGGTCACAAAGTCAAGGGTGAGGATGAGAAATGCAATACCCGTTTCTCAATATatcaaacttttctttttcctcaatctgaaaagttatgaaaatAAAGAGATTTTTTGGTTGAGAAAATTTCATAAAGTCAttaacaacattaaaaaaaaattaaataattgacaatagaTTCATGTATTTAATCTAATTATCAAtccttaataattaattatattgtagATCTTAGATCCTtgaatttttgataaattatttcaagtccaatacattttttttccacgtaaagaataaataatgataaattacAAATTAGAATTCCAACATCTCAATCATCAACTTGAATCATAAGTGAGTTAAGGGCGTTACACAACAACACTCAAGTCCCTTTCCACATGAGAAAGGTGTTTGAGTCATGTTTTACTCTATCTTACGCCATTATTTTTTTGCTAAAGCAGCTATTTAGTTGAACTTTAAAGTCTCCTTTTGCAAACTATTGCTGCTAAACACCATCATGTATGTGCGTTGGCGATTACAGATTGGTATCAAACTACCTTCCAAGAAGACATAACACATTCATCTCGTGTTAATGTTAAACTGAACAACGTATCTATTCATCATCCATTACTGGAAATAAATTTGTGTACATTCAatgtatgtttttctttttaacgtatatcaaggaaaaagaaagataaaactaTTAGATCATAACTGTCATCACCAAAGATGATAAAAGCTTAcactatttataaattaatattactaAGAATAgtgaaattcaaaaacaaatcacAAGATGAAGCTTTCCACCTTTAAATTACTTTATGTCTGTCCTCTTCTTGTTCTGTTTTATTCTAATCCATTTGTTGTAATAGCCATATCACAAACTGAAATTGTGAAGTATTCATTTTCTGCTATTATCGCGTTTGGTGATTCAATCTTGGATACTGGGAACAACAATTATATCGAAACATTTCTGAAGGCAAATTTCAAGCCATACGGGAAGGATTTCATTGGAGCAAAATCCACAGGAAGGTTTTGCAATGGCAAGATCCCTTCAGACTTATTTGGTACTTCTATGTATTCTGTGCTAACTAATGCTTGTTATTAGCACTTTTTgattcaatataatttattactaGAATttagaaaactattacaattcATTGTGCTTAAGGATTCACATATAATTTCAGCTGAAAAACTTGGTGTAAAGGAGGCCTTGCCACCCTACCTGGATTCAAATTTGAAGATTGAAGACCTCTTAACCGGGGTGTCCTTTGCATCTGCTGGTTCAGGATATGATCCTATTACAGTTAAACTAACTGTAATCGTCTCTCTTCCATCACACTCTATTTTTCTGGATCTAAAATTACAAGAGAAAATAGTTTTTGCATTTACAGTGTAATGGGTTTTTACAATGTCATTTAATAAGAAATCTACATGTATAGTAAATTTACTGACTTATACAATCACTATCTTAAAAAGTCATATCAACCgtgattttttattggttgagtGTAAAAAGTTCTTTACCTCGTAggtgaataaaaattaaattcaaattatagttcaatttttaattttgattttcgtTTTTATATATCAGAGGGCATTGTCAGTAGAAGATCAACTGAATATGTTCAAAGAGTACATAGGAAAACTGAAGGCAGCAGTAGGGGAAGAAAAGACAACTCTCACTCTAACAAAAAGCTTGTTTCTTGTCAGCATGGGAAGCAATGATATTTCAGTAACATATTTTCTGACATCATT is a window from the Glycine max cultivar Williams 82 chromosome 2, Glycine_max_v4.0, whole genome shotgun sequence genome containing:
- the LOC100776321 gene encoding GDSL esterase/lipase EXL3 codes for the protein MKLSTFKLLYVCPLLVLFYSNPFVVIAISQTEIVKYSFSAIIAFGDSILDTGNNNYIETFLKANFKPYGKDFIGAKSTGRFCNGKIPSDLFAEKLGVKEALPPYLDSNLKIEDLLTGVSFASAGSGYDPITVKLTRALSVEDQLNMFKEYIGKLKAAVGEEKTTLTLTKSLFLVSMGSNDISVTYFLTSFRKNDYDIQEYTSMLVNMSSKFLQELYQLGARRIGIIGLSPIGCVPMQRTVRGGSERKCVESVNQASVIYNSKFSSSIMDLNTRFPDARLVYLENYSKLSGLIQQYNQSGFEVADDACCGIGNLEFGFICNFLSLKVCNDASKYVFWDGYHPTERTYNILVSEAITKHIDKFV